In one window of Prevotella fusca JCM 17724 DNA:
- a CDS encoding NAD-dependent epimerase/dehydratase family protein: MKKILITGASGFIGSFIVEEALRKGMETWAVVRRTSSREYLQDERIHFIELDFSSVDKLKEQLSGHQFDYVVHAAGVTKCLNKEDFFRVNRDGTRNFVQALQELNQPLERFVFLSSLSIFGAIREQQPYKEIEPTDTPQPNTAYGKSKLQAEQLLPSSLPYIILRPTGVYGPREKDYFLMAKSIKGHSDFAVGYKQQDITFVYVKDVVQATFLALDHGKTGNAYFLSDGNVYQSTTFSDLIHEELGRPWWIRITAPIWVLRVVTFFGDLIGQMTGKISALNNDKYQILKQRNWRCNIRPAIEELGYKPEYDLKQGVKETIEWYKKEGWL; the protein is encoded by the coding sequence ATGAAAAAGATACTTATAACAGGCGCATCGGGCTTCATCGGCTCCTTTATTGTGGAGGAAGCACTGCGAAAAGGCATGGAGACTTGGGCGGTAGTACGCCGTACTTCCTCACGGGAATACCTGCAGGATGAGCGTATTCACTTCATAGAACTTGACTTCTCATCCGTCGATAAGCTGAAGGAACAGCTCTCTGGACATCAGTTTGACTATGTTGTTCATGCCGCTGGCGTGACGAAGTGCCTGAACAAGGAGGACTTCTTCCGTGTCAACCGTGATGGTACTCGCAACTTCGTGCAGGCACTTCAAGAGCTTAATCAGCCTTTGGAGCGATTCGTTTTCCTCTCAAGTCTTAGCATCTTCGGTGCTATCAGAGAGCAACAGCCCTATAAGGAGATTGAGCCAACAGATACTCCACAGCCTAACACGGCATACGGTAAGAGTAAGTTGCAGGCTGAACAGTTGCTTCCTTCTTCCTTACCATATATCATTTTGCGCCCAACTGGCGTTTATGGACCACGTGAGAAGGATTACTTCCTGATGGCGAAAAGCATAAAGGGACACAGCGACTTCGCCGTAGGTTACAAGCAGCAGGATATCACCTTCGTATATGTAAAGGACGTCGTACAGGCTACCTTTCTCGCTTTAGACCACGGAAAGACGGGCAATGCCTACTTCCTAAGCGACGGCAACGTCTACCAGAGCACTACCTTCAGCGACCTTATACACGAGGAGTTAGGTCGTCCTTGGTGGATTCGCATCACCGCTCCGATATGGGTTCTGCGTGTCGTCACCTTCTTCGGCGACCTTATCGGACAAATGACTGGTAAGATTTCAGCTTTGAACAACGATAAATACCAGATTCTGAAGCAGCGTAACTGGCGTTGTAACATCCGTCCTGCGATTGAAGAATTAGGCTATAAACCTGAGTACGACCTCAAACAAGGCGTGAAAGAGACGATAGAATGGTATAAAAAAGAAGGCTGGCTATAG
- the rnr gene encoding ribonuclease R yields MRKEKKGSKRLTKKQLAERLTSFFQTQPDETFSFKQIFHALKLTTHPAKMLAIDVMEEMAWDDFLSKVGDSAYTLNTKGQVQEGTFIRKANGKNTFLPDDGGTPVFVSERNSMAALNGDQVRVQFMARRQNHIKEAMVIAILQRKKDTFVGRLRVEKDIAFLVTQENLFIHDILIPKKKLKGGATDDRALVKITKWPDADHKNLVGEVVDVLGEAGDNDVEMNTILAQYGLPYRYPKRVEDAAEKINAEITAQDYAEREDFRDVWTCTIDPKDAKDFDDALSIRKLKDGLWEVGVHIADVSHYVKEGDIIDREAEQRATSVYLVDRTVPMLPERLCNFICSLRPDEEKLAFSCIFNLDDEANVKTYRIVHTVIKSNRRYAYEEAQQILEANGVVDGTGEPAPDPGKAGYQGENAEEVVTLDRLAKLIRACRIKGGSVKFDSEELHFDIDEKGKPTRCYFKRSKDANKLIEEFMLLANRTVAESIGIAKKGKKAKTLPYRVHDNPDPQKFENLREFTAKFGYKLKSSSTKGATARALNKLMDEVQGKREEKVIQAIALRSMMKAKYTTHNIGHFGLAFDYYTHFTSPIRRYPDMMVHRLITRYQNGGRSANKEHYEELCEHCSDMELVAQNAERDSIKYKMVEFMGDHIGECYDAHISGIQSFGIYAEIDENHCEGMIPMRDLDDDYYDFDEKNYCLVGRRRHHVYQLGDPIRIQVAKADLERRQLDFALDDGRPLKAKQAAAEYVVNRKNDRKSSKRGGRSHRRK; encoded by the coding sequence ATGAGGAAAGAAAAGAAAGGCAGCAAACGATTGACCAAGAAACAGCTTGCAGAGAGACTCACCAGTTTCTTCCAGACACAACCTGACGAGACATTCAGCTTCAAACAGATATTCCATGCACTCAAACTTACCACGCATCCAGCCAAAATGCTGGCGATAGATGTGATGGAGGAGATGGCGTGGGACGACTTCCTGTCAAAGGTTGGAGACAGTGCTTACACGCTGAATACCAAGGGACAGGTACAGGAGGGTACTTTCATACGCAAGGCGAATGGTAAAAATACGTTTCTGCCAGACGATGGTGGTACGCCAGTCTTCGTCTCTGAGCGCAATTCTATGGCAGCTTTGAACGGCGACCAGGTAAGGGTTCAGTTCATGGCTCGCCGTCAGAATCATATAAAAGAGGCAATGGTCATCGCGATACTGCAACGGAAGAAAGACACCTTCGTAGGAAGGTTGCGGGTCGAGAAGGACATTGCCTTCCTTGTAACACAGGAGAATCTCTTTATTCATGATATCCTTATCCCCAAGAAGAAGCTCAAGGGTGGAGCGACAGATGACCGTGCTTTGGTGAAGATTACCAAGTGGCCGGATGCTGACCATAAGAATCTTGTGGGCGAAGTGGTGGACGTCTTGGGTGAAGCTGGTGATAATGACGTGGAGATGAATACCATTCTTGCACAGTATGGATTGCCTTACAGGTATCCGAAACGTGTGGAGGATGCAGCCGAGAAGATTAATGCTGAGATTACAGCGCAGGACTATGCGGAGCGTGAAGACTTCCGTGACGTATGGACTTGTACGATAGATCCGAAGGATGCAAAGGACTTTGACGATGCGCTCTCTATCCGAAAGCTGAAAGACGGACTATGGGAAGTGGGCGTTCATATTGCGGATGTATCGCATTATGTCAAGGAGGGCGATATTATTGACCGTGAGGCAGAGCAGAGGGCTACGTCGGTTTATCTCGTTGACCGCACTGTTCCGATGCTTCCCGAGCGTCTTTGCAACTTTATCTGCTCACTCCGTCCAGATGAGGAAAAGCTCGCTTTCAGTTGTATCTTCAATCTTGACGATGAAGCAAATGTAAAGACCTACCGCATTGTGCACACGGTTATCAAGTCGAACCGGCGTTATGCCTACGAAGAGGCACAGCAGATATTGGAAGCCAATGGCGTTGTTGACGGTACAGGCGAGCCTGCTCCAGACCCTGGAAAGGCTGGATATCAGGGAGAGAATGCTGAAGAAGTGGTCACACTCGACCGTCTTGCAAAGCTGATTCGTGCATGTCGAATAAAGGGAGGAAGTGTCAAGTTCGATTCTGAAGAGCTCCACTTCGACATTGACGAGAAAGGTAAGCCCACCCGTTGTTACTTTAAACGGTCAAAGGATGCCAACAAACTCATCGAAGAGTTTATGCTTCTGGCTAACAGAACAGTAGCTGAAAGCATCGGTATAGCAAAGAAAGGCAAGAAAGCCAAGACCCTTCCTTACCGTGTTCACGATAATCCTGACCCGCAGAAGTTCGAGAACCTGCGTGAGTTCACGGCTAAGTTCGGCTATAAGCTAAAGTCGTCCAGCACCAAGGGTGCCACTGCCCGTGCGCTGAACAAGCTCATGGACGAGGTGCAGGGCAAGCGTGAGGAGAAGGTGATACAGGCTATTGCACTCCGTTCGATGATGAAGGCGAAATATACCACACACAACATCGGTCACTTCGGACTTGCCTTCGACTATTATACACACTTCACCTCGCCCATCCGTCGTTACCCCGACATGATGGTTCACCGCCTGATAACCCGTTATCAGAACGGCGGTCGCTCTGCCAATAAGGAACATTACGAGGAGCTTTGTGAGCACTGTTCAGACATGGAACTCGTTGCACAGAATGCTGAACGCGACTCCATCAAGTATAAGATGGTTGAGTTTATGGGCGATCATATCGGTGAATGTTACGATGCACATATCTCCGGCATCCAGAGTTTCGGCATCTATGCAGAGATAGATGAGAACCACTGTGAGGGTATGATACCAATGCGCGACCTCGATGATGACTATTACGACTTCGATGAGAAGAACTATTGTCTTGTCGGTCGTCGTCGTCACCATGTCTATCAGCTTGGTGATCCTATCCGTATTCAGGTAGCGAAGGCTGACTTGGAGCGTCGGCAGCTCGACTTTGCACTTGATGACGGACGTCCGTTGAAGGCAAAACAGGCTGCAGCAGAGTATGTTGTTAACAGGAAGAACGACAGGAAGAGCAGCAAACGTGGCGGCAGAAGCCACAGAAGAAAGTAG
- the trhA gene encoding PAQR family membrane homeostasis protein TrhA codes for MRRKIFFSHKEELWNSWSHGGGIVLGVVFGTIFLVWCFREKAGWATAGVILYLVGMLFSYISSTVYHALSAHSVWKERLRKWDHAAIYWHIAGSYSPITLIALRNQGAWGWGLFAFVWLCAILGTISSLRKLHDHSNLETLTFIGMGLSALVAFKPLIDTLATSSLIWIFAEGVMYITGAVFYSLNKKKYMHTVFHFFVLAGSICHIIAVWGILMEYL; via the coding sequence GTGAGACGCAAGATATTCTTTTCACACAAAGAAGAGCTATGGAACTCATGGAGTCATGGCGGTGGAATCGTACTGGGCGTGGTGTTCGGTACGATTTTCCTTGTCTGGTGTTTCCGTGAGAAGGCTGGCTGGGCAACAGCCGGTGTGATATTGTATCTTGTCGGAATGCTTTTCAGCTACATTTCCTCCACCGTCTATCATGCCCTCTCTGCTCATTCTGTATGGAAAGAACGGTTGCGGAAATGGGACCATGCTGCCATCTATTGGCATATAGCAGGTTCTTATTCACCCATAACACTGATAGCCTTGCGCAATCAGGGTGCCTGGGGATGGGGACTGTTTGCCTTTGTATGGCTTTGTGCCATACTTGGTACCATATCTTCCCTCCGTAAACTGCATGACCATAGTAACTTGGAAACGCTGACATTCATCGGTATGGGGCTCTCTGCATTGGTTGCTTTCAAGCCGTTAATAGATACTTTAGCGACCTCATCACTCATCTGGATTTTTGCTGAAGGAGTAATGTATATCACTGGTGCAGTATTTTATTCGCTCAATAAAAAGAAATATATGCACACAGTTTTCCACTTCTTTGTCCTTGCAGGCAGTATCTGTCACATCATAGCCGTGTGGGGAATCCTGATGGAATATCTTTGA
- a CDS encoding C1 family peptidase, which yields MKKTVFLFLSFLVLISCGKQHKKASVPEKKFTVDLRLPTTPVKDQGTSSLCWVYGMLATIETEHIMRGDSVNLSPDYVARMYLSEQAERHRLLPKKMVRNMPSVTTRGMSTMTLDLIQTYGLQHYDAYHRRKDLDYNVLCSKLNSGVDSEKLLDEHIGTLPRQVFMLGALYTPLEFTHSVCTDDEYTALTSFTHHPYGQRFPLEVPDNYFHDTFLNVPLDTMMNCIVKSLRAGHPVCWEGDITESGFMFSHGFAVLQNEDKPVTAERRQASFEAHRTTDDHVMEIVGLAHDQHGRRFFLCKNSWGTANRYHGFMFLSENYVRMKTIAVVLRDIYSSPKCLF from the coding sequence ATGAAGAAAACAGTCTTTTTATTCTTATCCTTTTTAGTGCTTATAAGCTGTGGAAAACAGCATAAAAAGGCGAGTGTTCCGGAAAAGAAGTTCACCGTTGATCTCAGACTTCCCACTACTCCTGTGAAGGATCAGGGTACAAGTTCGCTCTGCTGGGTCTATGGAATGCTCGCAACCATTGAGACCGAGCATATCATGAGGGGTGATTCCGTGAACCTGAGTCCCGATTATGTAGCCCGTATGTACCTCAGTGAGCAGGCTGAACGACATCGCCTGCTCCCTAAGAAAATGGTTCGGAACATGCCGTCCGTCACTACCCGGGGAATGAGTACGATGACACTTGACCTCATTCAGACTTACGGGTTGCAGCATTATGATGCCTATCATCGTAGGAAGGACTTGGATTATAATGTTCTGTGTAGTAAGCTGAACAGTGGCGTTGATTCTGAAAAACTCTTGGATGAGCATATCGGAACGCTTCCCCGACAGGTATTCATGCTGGGTGCGCTGTACACACCATTGGAGTTTACTCACAGCGTATGTACGGATGATGAATATACTGCGCTGACCAGCTTCACGCATCATCCTTACGGACAGCGTTTCCCCTTGGAAGTGCCTGATAACTATTTCCATGATACTTTCCTCAATGTGCCGCTCGACACGATGATGAATTGTATCGTAAAGAGTCTGCGTGCAGGGCATCCTGTGTGCTGGGAAGGCGACATAACAGAGTCTGGTTTCATGTTTTCCCATGGTTTTGCTGTATTGCAGAACGAAGACAAGCCAGTGACGGCTGAGCGTCGGCAGGCTTCCTTTGAAGCACATCGCACGACGGATGACCACGTGATGGAAATCGTAGGACTGGCACACGACCAGCACGGGCGGCGTTTCTTCCTCTGCAAGAACAGCTGGGGAACAGCCAACCGTTATCATGGTTTTATGTTCTTGAGTGAGAACTATGTACGGATGAAGACCATTGCCGTGGTGCTTCGGGATATCTATTCCTCTCCTAAATGCTTGTTTTGA